CATTTATTCATGAAATTATTATACATTATAACTCACACTAAACGAGTCCTAAGTGCATGGAATGGTTAGTGTAGTAGCTAGCTACTGGCAAGTAATTATGATGGTGGAGGTTGGTTGTGGTGGTGATGATTGTAGTGGAGAAGTTGATTGATGTTAGTAGTTAATGATGTATTGATGTTAGTTGATGGCGCGATGCTACTTGTAATGACGGAGGTGGTTAGTACTAAGGATTTGTCGCAATGGTGATAGTAGTTGAAATAATAATGGAGATGGCAGAGATAACAATGACAATGAATATATTATAACGATAGAGATAGTAACGACCTTTAGTAATAAGTGGCAGATAGTTGTTAGTGATGGTTGTTATGACAAAGGTGGTTGATGGTAATGACGGGTGATTGACGATAAAGGTGATTAATGATTGTGGAAAGTGTTCTAGTAAAAATTATTcacacaaaatatatattaatgatattaaaaatttattcaaaattttaatgattAAAACCTAGTCAGACCAAATAAGTACTTAATAATGTAAACAAATTTTGAATCATTCAGAttcaaacattaattaaaaataaaccaATGAAGCTAGttgaaaataaatagatatacttGGTTCTTTTAAAACgcttataaatgtttttaattggtataataaattttaaaatatttatgcaaCTTTCTTTATGAATGCTAGCTTATATTCCTTAATCCTAAAGGATTGACCTGATTATTATTAAATGTTGATTTGAATATTTTGAGAGCCTATCACTGAAGTAAATTAAATGAAGCAACaattgatatattatatattatattatagagaagcaatcataaaattaaagtttttatcttattttcataaataaatgttgatttcaaattaaaatctcaaatcataCGGGTCAAACGCATACTTAATAGTAGTtaatagtaattaattatcaaaaaatttcaaagtttATCGTCAGAAACTTCTAGTAGTGTAATGCCATCAAAATTTGAAGCTATTATTTGCTTCCAACACCCCACTTAttagaaaattgaattaaaatttgaatttgagatttatgaagtttaaatttattatttgacTTCTACAGtactttttctatttcaattcatttttttaattttaatttgacatgaaatttaagaaaataaagatttttttaatcttgtgatcttaaactaaagataagTAGAatgtatcataatattttttaattttgtggtgtTAAATATTCatgtgaaaaaattataattaaagagttgctaaaaagggaaagagacattttcttaaaatagacttaaaagaaagtaagacaaacaaattgaagatgtgaaaataatttatttattttcttaaaaagatcATATATATTGGGGACTGAGgtcaacaataatatatttagtgtaaTCCTATGATGAAGTTTAGGAGAGGGAAATGTGTAAGAAGACCTTACTCCTACGTTGGAAGAGAGAGATTGTTTTCAATAGACTAttggtgaaaaaaaaatagttcaagagAAAAAGAAGTAACGGGAGTGAAGAGGCTAtgacaagaaatataaaatatataataaaatattcttaaaaggatcaataactacaacaaaataagaCAATAACTTGGGTACAAGAAACAATAAAAAAGTAACATAAATTGAATAACAATAAACGACAAGAATAATACCACAATTACTAGTATGAAAGGCTAAACACTCAATACTTACCAACCTTCTAATGTAATGAGTGTCCTTTATACCCTCGTCTCTAAGATCATGTTCTTGGTAAGCTATAATTACGTCATGTCATATCAACTCATTTTTGCCTAATATTTCTTCGATCCACCTCTATCTCTCCTGAAACCATCCATAGACACCTCCTACAACCTTCACAACGGGGTATTCATGCATCCTCTCCACATGTTTGAATTATCTCAGTCTCACTTTCTATATCTCGTCTATCATTGATACTACTCTCACCTTATCTTGTATACCTTCATTACTACTAAACTTTATCTTTCTTAGTAAAGTGTTCCAATAAAACACTTTCGATTCAAATTTCATCTTTTACATACGAAAATTCTTGATTGATCAACACTCTACTCCCTACTCCATATAACATATCTGATGTAACCACTACTTTAAAAAACTCACCTTTAAATTTTAGTGGGATGATCTTATTTATTACACAGGACTATGGACGCAAGCCTACTTAATCATATGCccaaatataaaacaacaattattttagattggaaagagtaaaaaaaaaaagaaaagatgaagCTAGTATTTGAGagtaatttgaaaatttatctttaaatatttaatagcCTGTGAAATTCAATAATCTAATCGTCAAATATTTCAAGTTCTCAAAAATTagctcaaatcaatttttgggTTTTCGGGGACTTTTAGTcgtaattttttctttttaaataaaatgtatattcaaacacaatttaaaaatttaaaagtcacaattttaaaaattcaaatctttaaatttcaacatcaaaatctacgACGAAACAAGAAGGAGTGGCATAAATGACTAAATTTGGGAAAGTTGAAAAGgatttttaaagcaaattttAGTGGGAGAGTTGACTAATTTTGCAAATTTATCGACCGTTGCAGAacctttttcttaatttccaaTCTCAACCGTTCATCTAAGACCATCACACGTAAGCTGGTGGGACCAACTAAAATCTTACGGCTAAGATCAGTTTATATAGAAAGaagaacaaattcaaatttcaaaattcaaacagCCATTAAAGCTGCGACAATCttccctttttttctctctcgAAATGTATAGTGAAATCCTCAAAGTATGAGCCTTTCTTTCTCTCATTTTCAACTAATGATTTGTCTCTTTAAAGGCTGAACAGAGGAGCGTCTTGATTGCACGATCACAGAAACGACAAGACGACTCATAAGCTTTCTTGGCTTTTGAGTAGTGaaaagatttttctttttaaagggAGGTTTTTAGAATCGTCAAAATTGAATTACCAGTGAAATCCATTTGAGTTTTTCAGCTTAAACTAAGAGGGAAACTCTTGAACTTTTGAGGGTAATTGATTTTACAGTGGAAACGTTATTAAATTTGAGCTCCACTTTCTTTTCTGAGAGAGAGACCATATGCAATGGAAAAGTTTCAGTTTTGAGCTCAAACTGAAGAGCCCCATTTGCTATCTGTGATGATCAATGCTGAAATTTTGGTGTAAAAGTTTCAGTTTTGAGATTTGCTAAACCCATATAGAGCTCTCTGTTTTCTGGAGCTTATGTTTTGGTGTAGAAGTTTCAATTTTGAGCTTTGATAAACCTATTTAGGAGTTCTCTGTTTTCTGGAGCTCTTGTTTTGGTGTAAAAGTTTCAATTTTGAGCTTTGATAAACTAATTTAGGAGTTCTCTGTTTTCTGGAGCTCATGTTTTGGTGTAAAAGATTCAATTTTGAGCTTTGAGAAACCTATTCAGAGTTCTCTGTTTTTTGGAGCTCATGTTATGGTGAAAAGGCTTCATTTTTGAGCTTTGAACTTGGGGTTAGTCATTTTATGAGAAAACTCCATTGGTAAGTTCAGGGATTTAGAGTTTAAGCCATGGAAGCTTGGAGTTTCTGAGTTCATAACTGTTCAGGGTATTGAGTATAAGGGGTGAGGAGTCTTTGTAGTTGTTCATAATGGGGGAGGAAAAATCATTAGAGAGTAGAGTGAAAGCTTCAAAGTTTGCTGATCAAAATAAGGTACCAAAGGGTGGTAATAGCAATGTAAAAGGTAATAACAATATGTCAAAGGTGAGATCTTCTTGGGGTTCTCAAATTGTGAAGGGTTTCTCAGGGGAGAGAAAAACCAAGTTGCAGACCATAATTCATGccaagaaagagttggttccTGGCAACGAAAACTCGAACCAGAAGAACTCTTCTGGCATTTCACAGCCAAGGGTGAAGAGGTCTCTAATGGGAGACTTGTCTTGTTCAGTCGTTTCCTCTCAAGTTCATCCTCAAACAGTTAACATTCACAGGACTAAGTCTTCCGGTTCACGTGATCTATTCAATGaaattgatcatttgaggagcTTGCTACAAGAATCAAAGGGACGGGAATTGAAATTGCAGGCTGAATTATCTGAATTTAAGAGGAGTCCAAAGGTGGTTGAGCTCGAGAGGGAACTCGAACTGAAGAAGAGTGAGATTAATAGCTTTGCCAAGAAAGTTGAATTGATGGAATGTGAAAAGGCAGTCCTTTCTCATCAATTAGGTTCATTGACTGCTGCCCGAGAGAGACAAGATACGAAATCCAATAAGGAAGAATTCAAAAGTGTGACTAGTTTGGAAATGGAGGTTGTGGAGTTGAGGCGCTTGAATAAGGAGCTCCAGCTACAGAAAAGAGATATTTCTTGCAGGCTGTCTTCCATGGAGTCCCAGCTAGCCATTGTTGGAAAAGGTCCAGAGGTATTTACTTTTACTACTTTGTCTTATTGAACTAATATGAGATAAGAGTATCCAGTTTGCATTTTCTTGGAAACccagttttgaaatcttgaatttgaataacCTTGATGAATTGGCTGTATATGCCTAAAATGCATAGTTTTCTCTAGTAGTTTGTAAGTGATATACTGAAAAATGTGGTTCAACCTGtatcacttgtgggattacattgggtatgaGTTGTTGTGGTCGTATcggaaaattttgaaaatgtctAACAATTGTAATTGGCTGGCTTGATTATATCTTGTTTCTCTGTTTCACTTTATTCTTATCAGGGAGATACAATTGAGCATATTAAAGCAGAGGCTTCTTTGTTGAGACATGAAAATGAAAACCTTTGCAAACAAGTTGAGGGTCTTCAAATGAGTAGGTTGAATGAGGTTGAGGAGCTTGCCTACTTGAAGTGGGTGAACTCATGTTTGCGAGAAGAGTTGCGCAGCTGCTCGTCCATGACATGTGATAAGACTTCTAGCCCTCATGGCAGTGAGAAAAGTAGGGAATCACTTTGCTTGTCTTATGATCATAGTGATGAGGACTCAAAATGTAGTAGTGCAAGGAGGTTAAGCCTCGTTAAGAAGCTAAAGAAGTGGCCTATTACTGATGAAGATATGCAACAACTAGGGAGCCCGGATAATATCATTACTCATAGTTGGGAGGATACACAAAGTTCTACTCGCAGGCACTCGATAAGTGGATCAAAATTTTGTGTTGAGGACTTGATTTTTAATAAGAGAAGGCAATCAGATGTCTTTATGTGTTCCAAGGAAGTGGAAAAGGAGATGGAACCTATTGTTTCCCAACATAAATTAACCAATCCTTTGGAGGTCGAGAAACGTGTCTTGCGGATTCCTAATCCCCCTCCGAGGCCTTCATCTGTTGCTttaattgaagaagaaggagaaaattcTGTTCAAGTTCCTGGtcctccaccaccacctcctcctcctcctccaccaccacctccaAAACTTATGGCCAAAACTACATCAGGCATGGTACAGAGAGCTCCTCAAGTAGTAGAGTTTTATCATTCACTGATGAAGAGAGACTCGAGGAAGGATTCTTTAAATGGAGGAGTATGTGATGCATCAAGTGTTTCAGACGTTCGTAGTAGCATGATCGGTGAAATTGAGAACAGATCATCATATTTGCTGGCTGTAAGTTCTTTCTCTCTAGTCTTCTCATTCTATTATTGTCAATAAGGCACACTAACCATATCAATGACCACTAAATTGCACTCCAATGACTCGAGATATCCAGAACATTGACAGACACAGTCTGGCCACTGTATCTGAATTTTCCTGGTCCTCCTTTCTGATTACTAGTCCAGCAATGAGGAAGtttcagatttttttattttagtctcTGGACTTAATTTTATTCCTGATTGCATAATATTGTCCCACTTCCAGATAAGGGCAGATGTGGAAACTCAAGCAGAATTTGTGATTTCCCTGATAGCAGAGGTCAATAATGCAGTTTATTCAGACATCGAAGACGTGGTTGCTTTTGTGAAATGGCTAGATGATGAACTTTGCTTTCTGGTAAGAAGTATCAGCATAGAGAAGAATGCCTTTATCTACTGTCACAGCAAAGACAAGCTTGTTATTGTCTCATTTTGAAATTCTTGGGATTATTCACATGAAAATGAAGAATAACTCAAAGAAAAATCATGCATCTGTCCTAATTCGTAGTAGTTGTATGACATTAAGTTCAGTAATTATTTATCAATTGAATTCAGAGTACAAAATGTAGTTCTCAGGAAATTTTACCAAATATTGAGGAACTATATCTGCTATATTTCATTTCACATTAAATAGAAGCTACAGTCTGTAATTTACTGTTAATTTTGATCATTGCGCTTGCACTGTTGTGAAGGTGGATGAAAGGGCAGTCCTAAAGCACTTTGACTGGCCAGAGAGAAAAGCAGACACACTAAGGGAGGCAGCATTTGGATATAGAGATCTCAAGAAGTTGGAGAATGAAGTTTCAACTTATAAGGACGATCCTCGATCGCCATGTGATATTGCACTAAAGAAGATTATTTCTTTGTCAGAGAAGTATGACCTCTTACTTTGTCATAAAGTAGTTATAATTTGGTACCACCTTGGCCCTTCTACCaagaaagttaatttttttcacCTAATTGTCCAAATTTTATCTTCACATTGCAGGATGGAGCGTAGTGTCTATAACCTTCTTCGGACAAGAGACTCATTGATGCGCCACAGCAAAGAGTTCAAAATCCCCACTCACTGGATGCTTGATAATGGGATATTAAGCAAGGTCAGTTCTGACTATTCCAAGTAGAAAATCATCTGTTGATTTAGATCTTCAAATGGTAATAGAGCTTGAATGATACAATGAGTATCTAATGAGATATAACTAGCCGGAACTGGAAGTACACAACTAAGCAGTATACTGACATGTTAAATTGTCctaaaaaacttttatttattaagttaGTTAACTGTATTATGCATATTATATGGTTCACCACCAGAAGGGAATCCAAACTTTACGGAATATGATGAGAGATTGATATGAGACAGATGATGAGTTTCAAGATTGTACATTATCTTAAACTACATCCTTGCATGCCATTTTCAGTATCTCAACATTTCAACATTGAAATTGCTTATCTATTTGCAGTTTCATTCTTGCATAGGTGCATGTCGTCCTCTGCAGAATACTCAGCAAAAAACTACAGTACTTCTTTTCTTGTTATCTAGTTGTCATTTTGCACTGGGACTTAATTCAAAAGAAATTATGCAGATAAAGTTTGGCTCTGTGAAGTTGGCTAAGGTGTACATGAAGAGGGTAGCTGCGGAGCTTCAGTCCAAAGGACCATTAGATAAAGACACTTCCATGGACTACATGCTACTCCAAGGAGTGAGATTTGCTTTCCGGATTCATCAGGTTTGTGTGATATTAGTAAATACTGTGTTGTGCACTTCCTCTGCTGCAGTCTGCATCTTTCACTTTCTCCTTTCTCATCTTTTTATAAACCTTAAACAAGTTTTCTAATTGTGcaacaaaaagaaatattgaaatGAACATGTAATgtacatctttttttttatggataAAGGCACATTTTGTCAAAACTGTACACACACTCTACATATAGCAATCGATAAATACGAGATATTAATGAATTCCCCTGCAAAGAAGAACAGGATTTTACTACTGATGAAGAACAACAGATTGGTAATTCACCTGCATCAAATTGTTGTGAATGTCATCTTAGTTTAGCTTTTGTATTTATTTGGTACAGTTTGCGGGAGGATTTGATGCAGAAACGATGCAAGCTTTCGAGGAGCTACGGGGCCTAGCACTTTcattaaataagaaatagaAGATAATGATTTTTGTGATGAAGTACAATTTTGATAGAGGGATTACCATCTCAGTAACCATCAATCCAAGTATTGACACATATGTATAAGTGAAAAATAGGTCTTTGTGGAAATATGGTTGACATCAATGATATTCCTATTGTATTCAATTTTTTGCTTTGGGTTTGATGGAAGCAGAATGATCTCAAGTTTTCAGTATATAAAGCTTGGTGAAAAAGCTAGAACTTTTATGCAAGTTTTCTATCAATATACTACTTGGCTTGGTGAAAAAACAGTTTGAACTTTTATGTAAATAGATAACAATGTGTTTTAATAGTTCCAACATTATATTTGGACCTTAA
The Solanum stenotomum isolate F172 chromosome 12, ASM1918654v1, whole genome shotgun sequence DNA segment above includes these coding regions:
- the LOC125849404 gene encoding protein CHUP1, chloroplastic-like; the encoded protein is MGEEKSLESRVKASKFADQNKVPKGGNSNVKGNNNMSKVRSSWGSQIVKGFSGERKTKLQTIIHAKKELVPGNENSNQKNSSGISQPRVKRSLMGDLSCSVVSSQVHPQTVNIHRTKSSGSRDLFNEIDHLRSLLQESKGRELKLQAELSEFKRSPKVVELERELELKKSEINSFAKKVELMECEKAVLSHQLGSLTAARERQDTKSNKEEFKSVTSLEMEVVELRRLNKELQLQKRDISCRLSSMESQLAIVGKGPEGDTIEHIKAEASLLRHENENLCKQVEGLQMSRLNEVEELAYLKWVNSCLREELRSCSSMTCDKTSSPHGSEKSRESLCLSYDHSDEDSKCSSARRLSLVKKLKKWPITDEDMQQLGSPDNIITHSWEDTQSSTRRHSISGSKFCVEDLIFNKRRQSDVFMCSKEVEKEMEPIVSQHKLTNPLEVEKRVLRIPNPPPRPSSVALIEEEGENSVQVPGPPPPPPPPPPPPPPKLMAKTTSGMVQRAPQVVEFYHSLMKRDSRKDSLNGGVCDASSVSDVRSSMIGEIENRSSYLLAIRADVETQAEFVISLIAEVNNAVYSDIEDVVAFVKWLDDELCFLVDERAVLKHFDWPERKADTLREAAFGYRDLKKLENEVSTYKDDPRSPCDIALKKIISLSEKMERSVYNLLRTRDSLMRHSKEFKIPTHWMLDNGILSKIKFGSVKLAKVYMKRVAAELQSKGPLDKDTSMDYMLLQGVRFAFRIHQFAGGFDAETMQAFEELRGLALSLNKK